The following proteins are co-located in the Mobula birostris isolate sMobBir1 chromosome 26, sMobBir1.hap1, whole genome shotgun sequence genome:
- the LOC140188101 gene encoding inositol-3-phosphate synthase 1-A-like isoform X1 yields MMAEKFIVDSPDLTYTNDYIEAEYSYQTTQVYEENGTIKVKPCSTKFTFRTERKVPKLGVMLVGWGGNNGTTVTAAVLANKLGLHWMTKTGKKVANYYGSLFQASTVCLGAGPAGDIYMPLKDLLPTVNPNDIVFDGWDISSMNLCDAMERAQVLDWQLQEQLRPHMRKFQPRPSVYFPEFIAANQGARADNVIHGSKKEQVEQIRKDIRDFKAKSGVNKVIVLWTANTERFCDVSRGVNDTAGNLMKTIECGGEVSPSSMFAVASILEGCAYINGSPQNTFVPGVIDLAIKHKVFIGGDDFKSGQTKIKSVLVDFLVSAGLKTVSIVSYNHLGNNDGKNLSAPEQFRSKEISKSNVVDDMVQSNPILYKPSEKPDHCVVIKYVPYVGDSKRAMDEYTSEIMMGGTNTIVLHNTCEDSLLASPLILDLVILTELCQRITFRTESDTEFQTFHSVLSILSYLCKAPVVPNGTPVVNSLFRQRTCIENILRACLALPPQNHMLLEHKMQRSFMSTQLNDHSAAQPVPHKTAKLNNILNKNHVINGYTNGYVN; encoded by the exons ATGATGGCGGAGAAATTTATTGTTGATAGCCCAGACCTGACTTACACCAATGATTACATTGAGGCAGAATATTCCTATCAGACCACACAAGTCTACGAAGAGAATGGAACAATTAAG GTGAAGCCATGTTCAACCAAATTCACCTTCCGCACAGAGAGAAAGGTGCCAAAACTTGGTGTGATGCTGGTCGGATGGGGCGGTAATAATGGCACTACCGTTACGGCAGCGGTTCTGGCCAACAAGTTGGGACTTCACTGGATGACCAAGACAGGAAAGAAG GTTGCTAACTACTATGGATCCCTGTTTCAAGCCTCAACGGTATGCCTTGGAGCTGGTCCTGCTGGGGATATCTACATGCCTTTAAAAGACCTGCTGCCTACAGTGAATCCAAATGATATAGTTTTTGATG GCTGGGATATCTCATCAATGAATCTTTGTGATGCCATGGAGAGAGCTCAGGTCCTGGACTGGCAACTTCAAGAACAGCTGAGGCCCCACATGAGAAAGTTCCAACCTCGACCTTCTGTTTACTTTCCAGAATTCATTGCTGCTAATCAGGGAGCACGGGCAGATAATGTAATTCACGGTTCCAAAAAGGAGCAG GTGGAGCAAATTAGGAAAGACATCAGGGACTTCAAGGCAAAGAGTGGCGTTAACAAAGTGATTGTTCTATGGACAGCAAATACTGAGCGCTTCTGTGATGTCTCTCGTGGAGTAAATGATACAGCAGGAAATTTAATGAAGACAATTGAG TGTGGAGGAGAGGTATCACCATCATCTATGTTTGCTGTGGCCAGCATTTTGGAGGGCTGTGCCTACATCAATGGTTCTCCACAGAACACCTTTGTGCCAGGAGTCATTGATCTTGCCATCAAACACAAGGTGTTTATTGGGGGTGATGACTTCAAATCTGGCCAGACTAAAATCAAATCTGTTCTGGTGGATTTTCTGGTCAGTGCTGGACTAAAG ACTGTCTCAATTGTCAGTTATAACCATTTGGGCAACAATGATGGGAAGAATCTTTCTGCCCCAGAGCAGTTCAGGTCAAAGGAGATCTCAAAGAGCAACGTTGTAGATGACATGGTTCAATCCAATCCTATTCTGTATAAGCCATCCGAAAAGCCAGACCATTGT GTTGTGATTAAGTATGTCCCATACGTTGGAGACAGTAAGCGTGCGATGGACGAGTATACATCTGAGATCATGATGGGTGGCACCAACACCATTGTCCTCCATAACACCTGTGAG GATTCCCTGCTTGCCAGTCCTCTTATTCTGGATCTGGTAATCCTAACTGAGCTCTGCCAAAGGATAACATTCCGAACTGAATCAGACACCGAATTCCAAACATTCCACAGCGTTCTCTCAATTCTCAGCTACCTCTGCAAGGCCCCAGTGGTGCCAAATGGAACACCAGTCGTTAATTCTCTTTTCAGGCAAAGGACATGCATTGAAAATATTTTGAG GGCCTGTCTGGCTCTTCCTCCTCAGAACCACATGCTCCTGGAACACAAGATGCAAAGAAGTTTCATGAGTACCCAGTTAAATGACCATTCAGCAGCTCAGCCTGTACCTCACAAAACCGCGAAGCTTAACAACATCCTCAACAAGAACCATGTCATAAATGGTTATACAAACGGCTATGTTAATTAA
- the LOC140188101 gene encoding inositol-3-phosphate synthase 1-A-like isoform X2: protein MLVGWGGNNGTTVTAAVLANKLGLHWMTKTGKKVANYYGSLFQASTVCLGAGPAGDIYMPLKDLLPTVNPNDIVFDGWDISSMNLCDAMERAQVLDWQLQEQLRPHMRKFQPRPSVYFPEFIAANQGARADNVIHGSKKEQVEQIRKDIRDFKAKSGVNKVIVLWTANTERFCDVSRGVNDTAGNLMKTIECGGEVSPSSMFAVASILEGCAYINGSPQNTFVPGVIDLAIKHKVFIGGDDFKSGQTKIKSVLVDFLVSAGLKTVSIVSYNHLGNNDGKNLSAPEQFRSKEISKSNVVDDMVQSNPILYKPSEKPDHCVVIKYVPYVGDSKRAMDEYTSEIMMGGTNTIVLHNTCEDSLLASPLILDLVILTELCQRITFRTESDTEFQTFHSVLSILSYLCKAPVVPNGTPVVNSLFRQRTCIENILRACLALPPQNHMLLEHKMQRSFMSTQLNDHSAAQPVPHKTAKLNNILNKNHVINGYTNGYVN from the exons ATGCTGGTCGGATGGGGCGGTAATAATGGCACTACCGTTACGGCAGCGGTTCTGGCCAACAAGTTGGGACTTCACTGGATGACCAAGACAGGAAAGAAG GTTGCTAACTACTATGGATCCCTGTTTCAAGCCTCAACGGTATGCCTTGGAGCTGGTCCTGCTGGGGATATCTACATGCCTTTAAAAGACCTGCTGCCTACAGTGAATCCAAATGATATAGTTTTTGATG GCTGGGATATCTCATCAATGAATCTTTGTGATGCCATGGAGAGAGCTCAGGTCCTGGACTGGCAACTTCAAGAACAGCTGAGGCCCCACATGAGAAAGTTCCAACCTCGACCTTCTGTTTACTTTCCAGAATTCATTGCTGCTAATCAGGGAGCACGGGCAGATAATGTAATTCACGGTTCCAAAAAGGAGCAG GTGGAGCAAATTAGGAAAGACATCAGGGACTTCAAGGCAAAGAGTGGCGTTAACAAAGTGATTGTTCTATGGACAGCAAATACTGAGCGCTTCTGTGATGTCTCTCGTGGAGTAAATGATACAGCAGGAAATTTAATGAAGACAATTGAG TGTGGAGGAGAGGTATCACCATCATCTATGTTTGCTGTGGCCAGCATTTTGGAGGGCTGTGCCTACATCAATGGTTCTCCACAGAACACCTTTGTGCCAGGAGTCATTGATCTTGCCATCAAACACAAGGTGTTTATTGGGGGTGATGACTTCAAATCTGGCCAGACTAAAATCAAATCTGTTCTGGTGGATTTTCTGGTCAGTGCTGGACTAAAG ACTGTCTCAATTGTCAGTTATAACCATTTGGGCAACAATGATGGGAAGAATCTTTCTGCCCCAGAGCAGTTCAGGTCAAAGGAGATCTCAAAGAGCAACGTTGTAGATGACATGGTTCAATCCAATCCTATTCTGTATAAGCCATCCGAAAAGCCAGACCATTGT GTTGTGATTAAGTATGTCCCATACGTTGGAGACAGTAAGCGTGCGATGGACGAGTATACATCTGAGATCATGATGGGTGGCACCAACACCATTGTCCTCCATAACACCTGTGAG GATTCCCTGCTTGCCAGTCCTCTTATTCTGGATCTGGTAATCCTAACTGAGCTCTGCCAAAGGATAACATTCCGAACTGAATCAGACACCGAATTCCAAACATTCCACAGCGTTCTCTCAATTCTCAGCTACCTCTGCAAGGCCCCAGTGGTGCCAAATGGAACACCAGTCGTTAATTCTCTTTTCAGGCAAAGGACATGCATTGAAAATATTTTGAG GGCCTGTCTGGCTCTTCCTCCTCAGAACCACATGCTCCTGGAACACAAGATGCAAAGAAGTTTCATGAGTACCCAGTTAAATGACCATTCAGCAGCTCAGCCTGTACCTCACAAAACCGCGAAGCTTAACAACATCCTCAACAAGAACCATGTCATAAATGGTTATACAAACGGCTATGTTAATTAA